One window of Methanobacterium alkalithermotolerans genomic DNA carries:
- a CDS encoding serine hydrolase produces MLDIKILAALIIIMALGAIAGILVYNNMNPETTGTCKPLIGLDNKSTTNNTPDNINNYFTSDSLFDLNSYSPKSDGHFKPSPGPVPQADPINRVISLFDAYLKSIFNESGVPGSAVVIVKDKEIIYMITLGVKDLSSGAPVTKDTLFEIGSCTKAFTATNMAQLVSAGLMSWDDPISKYYNNTSQFQMYDPSITGNLTILDCLSHRSGQPEYSQDMEWILFNNSYSPMLYNLRYVKNNTPFGSTYGYNNIIYSLPGYCAAQATNTTWSDLIKEYLLNPLGMNTATSTVKDFFNSPDHSTPYRLLGNGTLIPYQAANLDAVGPAGVISASISEMAHWLKFQIAGTGYYNGVPLVSKENLDKTRTGQIYAPGLGGYYGLGWIISNLSFGNKSLDVITHSGDTLSSQTVTSIFPTEGLGMVVLTNVGPTGLDFGLTLFSKLFTLICGYENYDPWPIYKDMNKPVPYPAPTPPFIDALGLGNYTGVYNNYLYGNITITTDNNVLTCYFGNNLQPYTLEHWNANLFLEPSMDLPLNFTHIHDGCAQQLVVEGISDYSTLPAETKSVFNRTNSTS; encoded by the coding sequence ATGTTGGATATTAAAATTTTAGCTGCATTAATAATTATCATGGCATTAGGTGCCATAGCAGGCATATTAGTTTATAATAATATGAATCCAGAAACTACAGGTACATGTAAACCTCTTATTGGTCTGGATAATAAAAGCACCACAAATAATACTCCGGATAATATTAATAATTATTTTACTTCTGATTCTTTATTTGATTTAAATTCATACTCCCCGAAAAGTGATGGTCACTTTAAACCTTCACCAGGTCCAGTACCTCAAGCAGATCCTATTAATCGTGTTATTAGTCTTTTTGATGCTTATTTAAAATCTATTTTTAATGAATCCGGTGTACCTGGCTCGGCAGTAGTAATTGTAAAGGATAAAGAAATAATTTACATGATTACCCTTGGTGTTAAGGATCTATCTTCTGGTGCACCGGTTACTAAGGATACTCTCTTTGAGATAGGTTCCTGCACTAAAGCATTCACCGCCACAAATATGGCTCAACTGGTAAGTGCTGGTTTAATGAGCTGGGATGATCCTATATCCAAATATTATAACAACACCTCCCAGTTCCAGATGTATGATCCCAGCATTACCGGCAATCTGACCATACTTGATTGTCTTTCCCACCGCAGCGGACAACCAGAATACAGCCAGGATATGGAATGGATACTTTTTAATAATTCTTATTCCCCGATGCTTTACAATCTCCGTTATGTTAAAAATAACACTCCTTTTGGTAGTACTTATGGATATAATAACATCATATATTCTTTACCAGGTTATTGCGCAGCCCAAGCAACCAATACTACCTGGAGTGATTTAATTAAAGAGTATCTCCTTAATCCTTTAGGTATGAACACTGCAACCAGCACGGTGAAAGATTTCTTTAACTCTCCAGATCACTCCACTCCTTACAGACTTTTGGGAAATGGAACTTTAATTCCCTATCAAGCGGCAAATCTTGATGCCGTCGGACCAGCAGGGGTTATAAGTGCATCAATTAGTGAAATGGCCCATTGGCTTAAATTTCAAATAGCAGGTACGGGATATTACAATGGCGTGCCCCTCGTTTCTAAGGAAAATCTGGACAAAACACGTACCGGACAAATATATGCACCAGGTTTGGGTGGTTATTATGGTTTGGGATGGATAATTAGTAATCTGAGTTTTGGTAACAAGAGTTTGGATGTCATCACTCATTCTGGTGATACTCTTTCTTCACAAACTGTAACCAGCATATTCCCCACAGAAGGATTGGGTATGGTGGTGTTAACCAATGTAGGACCAACTGGACTGGATTTCGGCCTTACTTTATTTTCAAAATTATTTACTTTAATATGTGGATATGAAAACTATGATCCCTGGCCAATTTATAAGGATATGAATAAGCCGGTGCCTTATCCAGCTCCTACTCCTCCTTTTATAGATGCTTTAGGTTTAGGTAACTATACTGGTGTTTATAACAATTATCTATATGGAAACATAACCATAACCACAGATAATAATGTTTTGACCTGTTACTTTGGAAATAACCTTCAGCCCTATACTTTAGAGCACTGGAATGCAAATTTATTCCTGGAGCCCAGCATGGATCTGCCTCTTAACTTCACCCACATCCATGATGGTTGCGCCCAGCAGTTAGTAGTAGAAGGCATTAGTGATTATAGTACCCTACCTGCCGAAACCAAATCGGTGTTCAACCGTACTAATAGTACCTCCTAA
- a CDS encoding GNAT family N-acetyltransferase, producing the protein MEIKVYHPEDYALWNNFNENSKNGLFLFDRNYMDYHSSLFCDNSLMFYKNDKLIALLPAHREGGQLTSHSGLSFGGMITSKKMQTTLMLDIFRSLRQYLKEEGFKTLFYKVIPHIYHLIPAQEDLYALFRNQARLVRRDVSSAIKMDERISFNRNRRRNLKKSQDNGLEVSISDRFREFIEMENINLQNKYNTVATHTPQEMELLSSRFPDNIKLFVVEKKEEIISGVVVYESTQVAHAQYQTSNPEGIKSRAIDLIFSFLINDFYTDKKYFSFGISTQTQGNYLNQGLIKFKESFGARAVIHDFYRMDI; encoded by the coding sequence ATGGAGATAAAAGTTTATCACCCTGAAGACTATGCATTATGGAATAATTTCAATGAAAATTCCAAAAATGGATTATTCTTATTTGATCGTAATTACATGGATTACCATTCATCTTTATTTTGTGATAATTCCCTGATGTTTTATAAAAATGATAAACTAATAGCCCTGCTACCAGCCCATAGGGAGGGTGGACAGTTAACAAGCCACAGTGGCCTGAGTTTCGGGGGGATGATTACCAGTAAAAAGATGCAAACCACCTTGATGCTGGATATTTTCAGGAGTTTAAGGCAATACCTGAAAGAGGAGGGCTTTAAAACATTATTTTACAAGGTCATACCCCATATATATCATTTAATCCCCGCGCAAGAAGATCTATATGCTCTTTTTAGAAATCAGGCCCGTTTAGTTCGAAGAGATGTATCTTCCGCCATTAAAATGGATGAGAGAATTTCTTTTAACCGGAACCGGAGAAGAAACCTTAAAAAAAGTCAGGATAATGGTCTTGAAGTCTCCATAAGTGATAGATTTAGGGAATTTATAGAAATGGAGAATATTAATCTGCAAAATAAGTATAACACGGTGGCCACCCACACCCCCCAGGAAATGGAATTATTATCCAGTAGATTTCCAGATAACATAAAGTTATTTGTGGTGGAAAAAAAGGAGGAAATAATCTCCGGGGTGGTGGTCTATGAAAGTACACAGGTGGCTCATGCCCAGTACCAGACTTCTAACCCGGAGGGTATAAAGTCCCGGGCTATAGATTTGATCTTTAGTTTTTTGATTAATGATTTTTATACCGACAAAAAATATTTTAGTTTTGGAATTTCCACACAAACCCAGGGCAATTATTTGAATCAGGGTTTAATTAAATTTAAAGAAAGTTTTGGAGCAAGAGCAGTGATACATGATTTTTATAGGATGGATATTTAA
- a CDS encoding HepT-like ribonuclease domain-containing protein — MNEDKVFLEHIFDEIEFLETNFYDLELEDLMKDPVLQRACIRSLEVMGEAVKNISDDFKKEYSEIEWRKIAGLRDKLNPSLLWC; from the coding sequence GTGAATGAGGATAAAGTCTTCTTGGAACACATTTTTGATGAAATAGAATTCCTTGAAACCAATTTCTATGATTTGGAACTTGAAGATCTAATGAAAGATCCGGTATTACAGAGAGCTTGTATTAGAAGCTTGGAAGTTATGGGCGAGGCCGTAAAAAACATTTCAGACGATTTCAAAAAAGAATATTCTGAAATTGAATGGAGGAAAATAGCAGGATTAAGAGATAAACTCAATCCATCATTACTTTGGTGTTGA
- a CDS encoding sugar 3,4-ketoisomerase yields the protein MVHVSTCKLMDLPKITDIRGNLTFIEQNIHIPFKIKRVYFLYDIPGGESRGGHAHKNLEQFIIAASGSFDVILDDGVKTKRHHLNRCYHGLYVPKMVWRELNNFSSGSVCLVLASEPFEEEDYIRSYSEFKKITNKPLLKQVI from the coding sequence GTGGTACATGTTTCCACTTGTAAATTAATGGATTTGCCTAAGATTACAGATATTAGAGGAAATTTGACCTTTATTGAACAAAATATCCATATACCTTTTAAAATTAAAAGAGTTTATTTTTTATATGATATACCCGGGGGAGAAAGCCGGGGTGGGCATGCCCATAAAAACCTGGAACAGTTTATTATAGCCGCCAGTGGAAGTTTTGATGTAATACTGGATGATGGAGTGAAAACTAAGCGCCACCACCTTAATCGCTGCTATCATGGCCTTTATGTTCCTAAAATGGTCTGGCGAGAACTAAATAATTTTTCTTCCGGGTCAGTATGTCTGGTATTAGCTTCAGAACCATTTGAAGAAGAAGATTACATACGCAGCTACTCTGAATTTAAAAAAATAACTAATAAACCATTATTAAAGCAGGTAATTTAG
- a CDS encoding HepT-like ribonuclease domain-containing protein — MNSIHHYFGVDWDIVWNVIQNKIPEIKESLEKIN; from the coding sequence ATAAACTCAATCCATCATTACTTTGGTGTTGATTGGGACATTGTTTGGAATGTAATCCAGAATAAAATTCCAGAAATTAAAGAAAGTCTGGAAAAAATAAATTAA
- the galE gene encoding UDP-glucose 4-epimerase GalE has protein sequence MILIVGGAGYIGSHVNKVLNENGYDTLILDNFSYGHHELIPGADVIEGDLGDGELLDKIFQDYPISGVMHFAAFTYVGESVTHPIRYYHNNTTNTLNLLQSMIKNKVKNFIFSSTCAVYGVPEKIPLTENHPLNPINPYGRSKLMVEEMLRDFSRAYDFNYISLRYFNAAGATPDAKTGEWHQPETHLIPLILDAALGVRDRISIFGTDYPTPDGTCIRDYIHVLDLAQAHIKAMEYLEKNNKSQIFNLGNGQGFSVREVIECCRKVTGEDIQVEEENRRLGDPPVLLGSSKKAEELLGWKVEWVELEDIIATAWKWHKKLYADYK, from the coding sequence ATGATTCTAATTGTAGGGGGAGCAGGATACATTGGCTCCCATGTTAATAAAGTACTTAATGAAAATGGATATGATACACTTATCCTGGATAATTTCAGTTACGGACACCATGAATTAATCCCGGGAGCAGATGTAATTGAAGGGGATCTGGGTGATGGTGAGCTTCTGGATAAAATATTCCAGGACTACCCCATCAGTGGGGTGATGCACTTTGCGGCCTTTACCTATGTGGGAGAGTCAGTCACCCACCCAATTAGGTACTACCATAACAATACCACTAATACCCTGAATCTCTTACAATCCATGATTAAAAATAAGGTAAAAAATTTTATTTTTTCATCTACCTGTGCAGTTTATGGAGTTCCTGAAAAAATACCCCTGACTGAAAATCATCCCCTGAACCCTATTAACCCCTATGGCAGGAGTAAGTTAATGGTAGAAGAGATGCTCCGTGATTTTTCTCGGGCCTATGATTTTAATTACATTTCTTTAAGATATTTTAATGCTGCAGGTGCTACTCCAGATGCAAAAACCGGAGAATGGCACCAACCAGAAACCCATCTTATACCTCTTATTCTGGATGCAGCTTTAGGGGTCAGGGATAGAATCTCTATTTTTGGTACAGATTACCCCACACCAGATGGAACTTGTATTAGGGATTATATACACGTTCTGGATCTGGCCCAGGCCCATATAAAAGCTATGGAATACCTGGAAAAGAATAATAAAAGTCAGATTTTTAATCTGGGTAATGGACAGGGATTCTCAGTACGGGAAGTCATTGAGTGCTGTAGAAAGGTTACCGGTGAAGATATCCAGGTAGAAGAGGAAAATAGACGACTAGGAGACCCCCCTGTGCTGCTTGGAAGCTCTAAAAAGGCAGAAGAATTACTGGGATGGAAAGTAGAATGGGTTGAACTGGAAGATATTATAGCCACTGCCTGGAAATGGCATAAAAAATTATATGCTGATTATAAATGA
- a CDS encoding DegT/DnrJ/EryC1/StrS family aminotransferase: MISFMDLTREYEFLKLELNESLQETLSSGYYIMGPALKEFEKNFSRYIGTRYASGVNSGSDALFLALKSLGIGKNDEVITVAHTFISTADAIVLNGARPVWVDIEPDSYLIDPERVVEKITPHTRALLVVHLYGQPAEMDKLNEICQEHDLYLIEDASQAHGAEYKGSKVGSLGDVSCFSFYPTKNLGGYGDGGMVLTKHREVQEKIRNLRDYGQQKKNLHTKIGINSRLDEIQATILSLKLKYLDSWNKKRRKLARIYHDQLTPGVRTPQEKENRKHVYHLYVINAPQRDLIQRELFKNGIESRIHYPTPVHKQPAYLPWRDSYLPCTEQVPKGILSLPLYPWLKEEEVNRICEVIDHASM; this comes from the coding sequence ATGATAAGTTTCATGGATTTAACCCGGGAATATGAATTTCTGAAATTAGAGCTGAACGAATCTCTACAAGAAACTCTTTCTAGTGGTTATTATATTATGGGACCGGCCTTAAAAGAATTTGAAAAGAATTTTTCCCGTTATATCGGGACCCGTTATGCTTCAGGAGTGAATTCAGGTTCTGATGCTCTTTTTTTAGCTCTTAAATCCCTGGGTATAGGGAAAAATGATGAGGTAATCACTGTGGCTCATACCTTTATTTCCACCGCGGATGCTATTGTTTTAAATGGTGCGCGTCCGGTATGGGTGGATATTGAACCAGATTCCTATCTAATCGATCCGGAGAGAGTGGTGGAAAAAATTACCCCTCACACCAGGGCTCTTTTAGTAGTTCACCTGTATGGTCAACCGGCAGAAATGGATAAGTTAAATGAAATCTGCCAGGAACATGATCTCTATCTAATTGAAGATGCCAGTCAGGCCCATGGAGCAGAATATAAAGGGTCTAAAGTGGGTAGTCTGGGTGATGTGTCCTGTTTTAGTTTTTATCCTACTAAAAACCTGGGAGGGTATGGTGACGGAGGCATGGTTCTAACCAAACACCGTGAGGTTCAGGAGAAAATTAGAAACTTGAGGGACTATGGACAGCAAAAAAAGAACCTCCATACTAAAATAGGCATAAATAGTCGCCTGGATGAAATCCAGGCCACCATATTGTCCCTTAAACTCAAATATCTGGATAGCTGGAATAAAAAAAGAAGAAAACTGGCCAGAATATACCATGATCAACTAACCCCCGGGGTTAGAACACCTCAGGAGAAGGAAAACAGAAAACATGTGTATCATCTTTATGTGATAAATGCTCCCCAAAGAGATCTAATCCAGAGAGAACTATTTAAAAATGGTATTGAAAGCAGGATTCATTATCCTACCCCGGTTCATAAACAGCCCGCTTATTTACCCTGGAGAGATTCATATTTACCCTGCACGGAGCAGGTCCCAAAGGGCATACTTTCTCTACCCCTTTATCCCTGGCTGAAAGAGGAGGAAGTTAACCGGATTTGTGAGGTTATAGATCATGCCTCTATGTAG
- a CDS encoding glycosyltransferase family 2 protein, with the protein MPLCSVLLPSYSHGKYLEEAINSVLNQTEADWELIIIDDASQDNSPLILDNYQKDDRIHIKRHTKNQGIASTLNQALKCSKGDFVALIASDDVWHPRKLEKQLEILKKNDNQIVWSEGLILNDKSEAAGEKFTHIYKSSQKSGDIFQELIQGNFIFGSSIMLKKSFLDDLEFDTQLRFLNDHKLYLDLAFKYKFYFIPEALAAYRIHGDNTTFNDLSAWYQDSVKLSSYIFREYLPQRPSISKKCLFDLCCVNPLYHGLRVNPWNKFNLYYLIVLPLWYIYMVISGSRLNP; encoded by the coding sequence ATGCCTCTATGTAGTGTCCTCTTGCCTTCCTATAGCCATGGAAAATACCTGGAGGAAGCCATAAACAGTGTTTTAAATCAGACTGAAGCTGATTGGGAGCTAATTATCATTGATGATGCCTCTCAGGATAATTCCCCTCTAATTTTAGATAACTACCAAAAGGATGATCGTATCCATATTAAAAGGCATACTAAAAACCAGGGAATTGCTTCTACTTTAAATCAGGCTCTTAAGTGTTCTAAAGGGGATTTTGTGGCATTAATAGCCTCAGATGATGTTTGGCACCCCCGAAAATTAGAAAAACAATTAGAAATTCTTAAAAAAAACGATAATCAAATAGTGTGGAGTGAAGGGCTAATCCTGAATGATAAAAGTGAGGCTGCTGGTGAAAAATTCACCCATATTTACAAATCCTCTCAAAAATCAGGAGATATTTTCCAGGAGCTGATTCAGGGGAATTTCATTTTCGGGTCCAGTATAATGCTCAAAAAAAGTTTCTTAGATGATCTGGAGTTTGATACACAATTAAGGTTTCTAAATGATCATAAACTTTACCTGGATTTGGCCTTTAAATATAAATTCTATTTTATCCCGGAAGCACTGGCCGCTTACCGTATACATGGAGATAATACCACTTTTAATGATTTATCCGCCTGGTACCAGGATTCCGTGAAACTTTCCAGTTATATTTTTCGTGAATATCTCCCCCAAAGACCTTCCATCTCTAAAAAATGTCTTTTTGATTTGTGCTGTGTTAATCCCCTGTATCATGGTTTAAGAGTAAATCCCTGGAACAAATTCAACCTTTATTACCTGATAGTACTCCCCCTATGGTACATTTATATGGTTATTAGTGGGAGCCGCTTAAATCCCTGA
- a CDS encoding nucleotidyltransferase family protein translates to MNVFRVLKNHKSEIKAKYDVKRIGIFGSYAKGLQDEESDIDVLVEFENPTFDNFMELSFYLEDLFGKSVDLLTPKSLSPYMRSSVEKEVVWCE, encoded by the coding sequence ATGAATGTTTTCCGTGTCTTGAAAAATCACAAAAGTGAGATAAAGGCCAAATATGATGTCAAGAGAATAGGGATATTTGGTTCTTATGCCAAAGGCTTGCAAGATGAAGAAAGCGATATAGATGTGTTGGTAGAATTTGAAAATCCTACCTTTGATAATTTCATGGAACTATCATTCTATCTGGAAGATCTATTTGGTAAAAGTGTAGATCTTCTTACCCCCAAAAGCTTAAGTCCTTACATGCGCTCTTCAGTGGAAAAAGAGGTAGTTTGGTGTGAATGA
- a CDS encoding DUF167 family protein, which produces MKAIRGVEDGVLVDIEVSPGSSGFSISSYNPWRNRIEIRIRSIPQRGKANKEIIQEFSTITHKEVEIVSGHKSRQKTIKIFDTVENEINRIIKDLIS; this is translated from the coding sequence ATGAAGGCCATTAGGGGAGTAGAAGACGGTGTGCTGGTAGATATTGAAGTTTCCCCGGGATCCAGCGGATTTTCTATAAGTTCCTATAATCCCTGGCGAAATAGGATAGAAATAAGAATACGCTCTATCCCCCAAAGGGGGAAGGCCAATAAGGAGATAATTCAGGAATTTAGCACTATAACTCATAAAGAAGTGGAGATTGTATCTGGCCATAAAAGCCGGCAAAAAACCATAAAAATATTTGATACCGTTGAAAATGAAATAAATAGAATAATAAAGGACCTTATATCCTGA
- a CDS encoding DUF371 domain-containing protein, which translates to MKYVFYAQGHPNVSSKHRSTLEVTLDPEIGIQADCIIGVKSDKTMLDFPEELKRAITREGAQVRMVLSTTHHQDEIRGTGHPDLSLDHPTDMVARKSDYICSRTLMIKADKAACDLNQDLIEDLKKSKTLKVEIILE; encoded by the coding sequence ATTAAATATGTTTTCTATGCACAAGGACACCCTAATGTAAGTTCAAAACACCGTTCCACCCTGGAAGTAACTCTGGATCCGGAAATAGGAATCCAGGCAGATTGCATAATTGGAGTTAAATCTGATAAAACCATGCTTGATTTTCCAGAAGAATTAAAAAGAGCCATAACACGTGAAGGGGCACAAGTAAGGATGGTTTTAAGTACAACTCATCATCAGGATGAAATAAGAGGAACCGGGCACCCTGATTTAAGTCTGGATCATCCCACCGATATGGTCGCTCGGAAGAGTGATTATATCTGCAGCCGCACCCTGATGATTAAAGCAGATAAAGCTGCCTGTGATTTAAATCAAGATCTAATTGAGGATTTAAAAAAGAGTAAAACCCTGAAAGTGGAGATAATTCTAGAATAA
- a CDS encoding bile acid:sodium symporter family protein, with the protein MEVILQQFANLSILIYIVSTMLSMGLSFFPKQFIEPLQDKKLILKSLAANFILVPLLTYIILQLIPLQPGLAIGLVLMAAGAGSPFMLKLVQFIKADMAFAVGLMLILSTVTLIYLPLSLSFLLPDISVNSLSIAVSLLVLIFLPLLGGTALKWRYSKLAEIIKPTFNQISNIFLFVVVLLYLGLNYQDFLSVFGTGGLLAALIFVLASYFIGYMLGGPSKNTKTVLGMGTAIRNSSAAFVVALANFSAQYEVMAMIIVVYSLSIIVMMLISGEIGKRTKKSEDI; encoded by the coding sequence ATGGAAGTAATATTACAGCAATTTGCTAATCTGAGCATTTTAATTTATATTGTTTCTACCATGTTGTCTATGGGGCTTAGTTTTTTTCCAAAACAATTTATAGAACCCCTGCAAGATAAAAAACTCATATTAAAATCTTTAGCAGCAAATTTCATACTGGTACCGCTTTTAACTTATATCATATTACAATTAATCCCCCTCCAACCTGGCCTGGCTATTGGACTGGTTTTAATGGCTGCTGGAGCAGGATCACCCTTTATGCTTAAACTGGTACAGTTTATAAAAGCCGATATGGCCTTTGCCGTGGGATTGATGTTAATTTTATCCACCGTTACTTTAATTTATCTGCCCCTTTCACTTTCTTTTCTTTTACCTGATATTTCTGTAAACTCGCTATCCATAGCAGTTTCATTACTGGTTTTGATATTTCTACCCTTACTGGGGGGAACTGCTTTAAAATGGAGATACAGTAAACTGGCTGAGATTATTAAACCCACCTTTAATCAAATATCCAATATATTCCTCTTTGTTGTGGTGCTTTTATATTTGGGTCTTAATTATCAGGACTTTCTGTCAGTATTTGGTACCGGAGGATTACTGGCTGCTTTAATTTTTGTATTGGCCTCATATTTTATAGGATATATGCTGGGAGGACCTTCAAAAAATACAAAAACCGTGCTGGGTATGGGAACTGCTATAAGAAATTCATCAGCTGCTTTTGTAGTGGCTCTGGCTAACTTCAGTGCCCAATACGAGGTGATGGCCATGATAATAGTAGTATATTCCCTGAGCATAATCGTGATGATGTTAATCTCTGGAGAAATAGGTAAAAGAACTAAAAAATCAGAGGACATATGA
- a CDS encoding DUF1801 domain-containing protein translates to MKKQSHSTRKSKNEDKESMLLSKIAQMPEKYQEMGERLHNIIMNSSPALTPRLWYGMPAYSLKGKVICFFRGDKNERYMTLGFNENAALDEGNLWPTSYALLELSHAEEEKISILIKKAVRGIESQ, encoded by the coding sequence ATGAAAAAACAAAGCCATAGCACCAGGAAAAGTAAAAATGAAGACAAAGAAAGCATGTTACTCTCAAAAATAGCCCAGATGCCAGAAAAATACCAGGAAATGGGAGAAAGGCTTCATAACATAATAATGAATAGTTCTCCTGCACTAACACCCCGGCTCTGGTACGGCATGCCTGCCTATTCCCTGAAGGGGAAGGTAATCTGCTTTTTTAGGGGGGATAAAAACGAGAGATACATGACCCTGGGATTTAATGAAAATGCCGCTTTAGATGAGGGTAATCTATGGCCCACTTCTTATGCCCTCCTGGAGTTAAGTCATGCTGAAGAAGAAAAAATTTCCATTCTTATTAAAAAAGCAGTACGAGGAATAGAGAGTCAATAA
- the galU gene encoding UTP--glucose-1-phosphate uridylyltransferase GalU, whose translation MKAVIPAAGLGTRFLPATKAQPKEMLPVFDKPTIQYVVEEAVASGIDDILIITGKGKRSIEDHFDRAFELEYFLRENGKNDFLQEVESISELADIYYVRQKKQKGLGDAIYCARKHIDGEPFAVLLGDTITSSPVPCTRKLMDVYEKYQASVLAVEEVPREKIERYGIIKGQEVEPSLYSIEDMVEKPPLSEAPSNLAIMGRYILESEIFDHIQEVPPGFGGEIQLTDAMRLLNKIYGVVFQGRTYDIGNKVEWLKTSIDFALDDKEARVELLEYMKNVMKNM comes from the coding sequence ATGAAGGCAGTAATACCCGCCGCTGGTTTAGGGACCAGGTTTTTACCGGCAACTAAAGCACAACCTAAAGAAATGTTACCTGTTTTTGATAAACCCACCATCCAGTACGTGGTGGAAGAGGCAGTGGCCTCTGGAATAGATGATATTTTAATTATCACTGGTAAAGGTAAAAGGTCCATCGAGGACCACTTTGACCGGGCCTTTGAACTGGAATACTTCCTCCGGGAAAATGGAAAAAATGATTTTCTACAGGAAGTAGAATCCATTAGCGAACTGGCTGATATATACTATGTTCGTCAGAAAAAACAAAAAGGACTGGGGGATGCTATTTACTGTGCCCGTAAACACATTGATGGAGAACCATTTGCGGTACTATTGGGAGATACCATCACCAGTTCCCCGGTGCCCTGCACCAGAAAACTTATGGATGTATATGAAAAATACCAGGCTTCGGTCTTAGCAGTAGAAGAAGTACCCCGAGAGAAAATAGAACGATACGGTATCATCAAGGGCCAGGAAGTAGAACCCTCACTCTATTCCATAGAGGACATGGTGGAAAAACCACCCCTAAGTGAAGCACCCTCTAACCTGGCTATCATGGGACGATATATATTAGAAAGTGAAATATTTGACCATATTCAGGAAGTACCCCCTGGTTTTGGAGGAGAAATTCAACTTACCGATGCCATGCGACTCTTAAATAAGATTTATGGGGTGGTCTTCCAGGGAAGAACCTATGATATAGGAAATAAAGTGGAATGGCTTAAAACTTCCATTGACTTTGCCCTGGATGATAAGGAAGCCCGGGTTGAACTTTTGGAATACATGAAAAATGTGATGAAGAATATGTAA